A portion of the Candidatus Methylacidithermus pantelleriae genome contains these proteins:
- the hemL gene encoding glutamate-1-semialdehyde 2,1-aminomutase, with amino-acid sequence MVKNQRPTSSKLYLEAQELLVGGVNSPVRTFGAVQTAPLFVSRARGSRLWDVDGNEFLDYLGSWGAAILGHAAGPVIRAIQEAATKGTSFGLCHPLELRLAQKVCQWVPSVERLRLTSSGTEACLTAVRLARGVTGREKIIKFEGAYHGHGDSLLVRAGSGALAGGHPDSAGVPAWLAAQTLVVSWNDLPSLKEVFRLHGKEVAGIILEPVLANCGVIPPEPGFLEEVMELARQHGSLVIWDEVITGFRLGPAGAQGQWGLRPDLTTFGKVLGGGLPLGALGGRKEIMERLAPCGDVYHAGTLSGNPVAVAAGLAQLEELEKGGGYAILTELGELLEQGIREVLRGLPYPVCFQRCGSLFSFFFTEGPIRNFRDARRSDPKKFARFFAGLLERGILLAPSPWESSFLSVAHTENDVEWTVRMMGEVLRSL; translated from the coding sequence ATGGTGAAGAACCAACGCCCAACCTCTTCCAAACTCTATTTGGAAGCTCAAGAGCTATTGGTCGGCGGGGTGAACTCCCCGGTTCGAACCTTTGGCGCGGTTCAGACAGCACCTCTTTTTGTGAGTCGGGCCAGGGGGTCACGGCTGTGGGATGTCGATGGGAACGAGTTTTTGGATTACCTGGGAAGCTGGGGTGCAGCGATCTTGGGTCATGCGGCCGGGCCTGTGATCCGGGCGATCCAGGAAGCGGCAACCAAAGGAACCAGCTTTGGTCTTTGCCATCCTCTGGAATTGCGCCTGGCTCAAAAGGTGTGCCAGTGGGTTCCTTCCGTCGAGCGGTTGCGCTTGACCAGTAGTGGAACCGAGGCCTGCTTGACGGCCGTGCGGCTTGCTCGCGGGGTTACCGGTAGGGAGAAGATCATCAAGTTCGAGGGAGCTTATCACGGCCATGGAGACTCCTTATTGGTTCGGGCTGGTTCGGGGGCGCTTGCGGGAGGCCACCCCGATAGCGCTGGGGTGCCAGCCTGGCTGGCGGCCCAAACACTGGTCGTTTCCTGGAATGATCTCCCCTCCCTGAAAGAGGTCTTCCGGCTGCATGGGAAGGAGGTGGCTGGGATTATTCTCGAGCCGGTGTTGGCCAATTGTGGTGTGATTCCACCGGAACCGGGATTTTTAGAAGAAGTGATGGAGCTAGCTCGCCAGCATGGGAGCCTGGTCATTTGGGACGAGGTCATCACAGGTTTTCGGCTAGGGCCGGCGGGTGCCCAGGGCCAATGGGGTCTGCGGCCGGACTTGACCACCTTTGGAAAGGTCTTAGGCGGCGGGCTACCTTTGGGTGCTCTAGGAGGGAGGAAGGAAATTATGGAACGATTGGCTCCCTGCGGAGATGTGTACCACGCGGGGACCCTTTCAGGGAATCCGGTGGCGGTGGCGGCCGGACTGGCTCAGCTGGAAGAGTTGGAAAAAGGAGGTGGCTACGCAATCCTAACGGAACTAGGAGAACTTCTTGAGCAGGGCATCCGCGAAGTTCTTCGCGGTCTTCCCTACCCGGTTTGCTTCCAGCGGTGCGGTTCCCTTTTTTCTTTCTTTTTTACCGAAGGCCCGATCCGTAATTTCCGCGACGCCCGGCGGTCGGATCCGAAAAAGTTTGCGCGATTTTTTGCAGGGCTCTTGGAACGTGGAATTCTTCTAGCTCCCTCTCCGTGGGAGAGTTCCTTTTTGAGTGTCGCTCACACCGAGAATGACGTCGAATGGACGGTGAGGATGATGGGAGAAGTCTTGCGTAGCCTATGA
- a CDS encoding SpoIVB peptidase S55 domain-containing protein, translated as MKGSLRLVGIWLACLGWANGQTLRTPEVPYFPKDELRPGMKGVTLTVLQGTRVEALQTEVLGVAKNWVGPGLDLIIARLVDPKTALTGAVHGMSGSPLLINGKIAGALSRRIATFEKDGHCGFTPFEDMWKIEREIPRRPSEDFLSQVTRAFWKRPLAQLGRESSYGFLGIPLSVPGLSPQVARKILTRWGVEGGTLIPVTAGGQGKWDARVDPNQLGSGAPLAAVMMSGDIEIAGTGTLTWRDGSRVLGFGHPMFGFGPSAIPMATAEVITTVPSYLLPYKVTNTGPIIGTITEDRLSAIGGSIGPVPRLATYRFERIHQGVPLPALKGAFVVHPILSPLLLDLAIASVLEDTDASARTFTIQVKGDVYFRGLPSLHLTGLYSGQDGDLTSTVLGITRPLELFFSQGWVEPLIERVDLTFVSKETEELWNLESVTPDSSFCEPGCQLGLVIRLRKRYGPLTERRLFLQIPPSVPPGNVEVRVVAGSTLDQKLLERSLGGIRTAEELLQRLNRRHKDDTFYIELVGPGEGLVAGGQELPALPPSVRAIETHCPASPQESPLDEVVWEEQTLEVPGVAVGEKSVSLQIR; from the coding sequence ATGAAAGGGTCCCTCCGGCTGGTCGGAATCTGGTTAGCGTGTCTTGGCTGGGCAAACGGCCAAACTCTTCGCACTCCCGAGGTCCCTTATTTTCCCAAGGACGAGCTACGGCCGGGAATGAAGGGTGTGACGCTTACCGTTTTGCAGGGGACCCGTGTGGAGGCGCTCCAAACGGAAGTCCTTGGGGTGGCTAAGAACTGGGTAGGGCCTGGTTTGGACCTCATTATCGCCCGGCTGGTGGATCCCAAGACGGCGCTAACGGGTGCAGTGCATGGGATGAGTGGGAGTCCCTTGCTCATCAACGGAAAAATTGCGGGAGCTCTTTCGCGACGAATTGCGACTTTCGAGAAGGATGGTCATTGCGGTTTTACTCCCTTTGAGGATATGTGGAAAATCGAACGGGAAATCCCGCGGCGCCCCTCGGAAGATTTTCTGTCACAGGTAACCCGAGCCTTTTGGAAGCGACCCCTGGCTCAACTGGGAAGGGAGAGTTCTTACGGGTTTCTGGGTATTCCCCTTTCCGTTCCCGGTCTTTCCCCCCAAGTGGCCCGGAAGATCCTGACGAGGTGGGGAGTGGAGGGAGGGACCCTTATTCCGGTTACGGCGGGTGGACAGGGAAAGTGGGATGCGAGGGTCGACCCCAACCAGTTGGGAAGTGGAGCCCCGCTGGCCGCGGTGATGATGAGCGGGGACATTGAGATTGCCGGGACGGGGACGCTCACGTGGAGGGATGGGAGTCGCGTTTTAGGATTTGGGCACCCCATGTTTGGCTTTGGCCCTAGCGCGATCCCCATGGCTACGGCCGAAGTGATTACCACGGTGCCGAGCTATCTCCTTCCCTACAAAGTCACCAACACCGGTCCCATTATCGGGACGATTACAGAGGATCGACTTTCAGCCATTGGCGGATCCATTGGACCGGTCCCTCGCCTGGCCACCTACCGGTTTGAAAGGATTCACCAGGGTGTCCCCTTGCCGGCCCTTAAGGGAGCCTTTGTGGTTCACCCCATTCTATCTCCCTTGCTTTTGGATCTGGCGATTGCTTCTGTGCTGGAGGATACGGATGCCTCGGCGCGGACCTTTACGATTCAGGTTAAGGGGGATGTGTATTTCCGGGGTCTGCCCTCACTCCATCTTACAGGGCTTTACTCCGGCCAGGACGGTGATCTAACCAGTACCGTTTTAGGGATCACGCGCCCGCTCGAGCTCTTTTTTTCCCAAGGGTGGGTCGAGCCGCTTATCGAACGGGTGGATCTTACCTTTGTTTCCAAGGAAACGGAAGAGCTTTGGAACCTGGAAAGCGTGACTCCGGATAGCTCTTTTTGCGAGCCAGGTTGCCAGCTGGGTCTTGTGATCCGGTTACGGAAGCGATACGGACCTTTGACGGAACGGAGGCTTTTTCTCCAGATCCCCCCGTCAGTTCCTCCCGGAAACGTGGAGGTTCGAGTGGTGGCGGGTTCGACCCTCGATCAAAAGCTTCTGGAACGGAGTTTAGGGGGAATCCGGACTGCGGAGGAACTTCTTCAGCGACTCAATCGCCGGCATAAAGACGACACGTTTTACATTGAACTCGTCGGCCCGGGAGAGGGACTTGTGGCAGGGGGACAGGAACTGCCTGCTTTGCCCCCGAGCGTGCGGGCCATTGAAACCCATTGCCCTGCCAGCCCCCAGGAGAGTCCACTTGATGAGGTGGTGTGGGAAGAGCAAACCTTGGAGGTGCCGGGAGTGGCCGTGGGGGAAAAGTCAGTTAGCTTGCAGATCCGCTGA
- a CDS encoding WD40 repeat domain-containing protein, which translates to MIESREDFEKGDLISASLSEEGVLRPAPLVEKVAELPVDEVWWVLPSPEGDLLLGASPGGRIFRVTKDGQSTVYATIPERYPYAAALGPSGELYVGGSPGGKVYRIVKGKREELFDPKETYIWSLLWSPQGDLFVGTGIRGRVYRVNRRGSGSLYSQMEATHVRCLSWDPWAKRLLAGGSDRGVLVQFQGPGPEGSIVIADSGRQEIPRIVSLPSGDIFFLATGLPTPPASSVGGSETRGEARGDAGIPVVLAPDFSEATNPGAPSPPGPPRAGGISVEAARPVSASAIWRLDRSLYPLLLQEFKGTASTLDWLEKEKRLLVGIGGQEALLYRCTLRGEGELWAKLGTGMVSAAYADPGGTVWVVTSHPCRMYRVSTLRRGVGIYESSPLDSGLFARWGSVRVTGKGKVHIETRTGNVPRPGTSWYGWQPVRGDLCQNPPARYLQFRLRLEEDGFVNRVEVAYLPQNVPPQVTEVDVLPSGFGYTEMVSPPGPPAPKTIEQLLSEKGRVEGTESLFRLPTRYQPREGRGLRTVVWKAVDPDGDVLRYRIDYRREPGGAWQLLAKDLKEPIFTWDTSGWPDGQYRVRVEASDQADNAPGEGRSDSLESSPFVVDNTPPAVRVLFRAGDRVRFEVTDLSSGIKSVLVSTDGREFLPALPKDGMVDSQREEFEVPCPAGSSVFIRAEDQAGNVSSAVAQ; encoded by the coding sequence GTGATCGAGTCTCGGGAGGACTTCGAAAAGGGAGATCTTATTAGTGCGAGCCTTTCGGAGGAGGGGGTCCTTCGGCCGGCTCCCTTAGTCGAAAAGGTGGCTGAACTGCCGGTAGACGAGGTCTGGTGGGTTCTTCCTTCTCCGGAGGGGGACCTTCTGTTGGGAGCTTCCCCCGGGGGACGGATTTTCCGGGTGACCAAAGATGGGCAATCAACGGTTTATGCAACCATTCCCGAAAGATATCCTTACGCGGCTGCTTTGGGTCCCTCGGGCGAGCTCTACGTGGGTGGGTCTCCTGGTGGGAAAGTCTACCGGATCGTGAAAGGAAAAAGAGAGGAATTGTTTGATCCCAAAGAGACGTATATCTGGTCCTTGCTATGGAGTCCTCAAGGAGATCTTTTCGTGGGAACGGGAATCCGGGGTCGGGTCTACCGGGTAAACCGCCGTGGCTCGGGGTCGCTTTACTCCCAAATGGAAGCGACGCACGTCCGGTGTCTTAGTTGGGATCCTTGGGCAAAGAGGCTTTTGGCTGGAGGTTCGGATCGGGGAGTTCTCGTCCAGTTTCAAGGGCCTGGTCCGGAAGGGTCGATCGTGATAGCGGACAGCGGCCGGCAGGAAATCCCACGGATTGTAAGCCTTCCAAGCGGGGACATCTTTTTTTTGGCTACAGGTCTTCCGACTCCTCCTGCTTCTTCCGTTGGGGGATCAGAGACCCGTGGTGAAGCCCGGGGCGACGCGGGAATACCGGTGGTTCTTGCTCCCGACTTTTCTGAGGCGACAAACCCGGGGGCTCCGTCCCCTCCCGGTCCTCCGCGAGCGGGGGGAATCTCTGTGGAGGCGGCCCGCCCTGTGAGTGCCAGTGCGATCTGGCGCCTCGATCGCTCTTTGTATCCCTTGCTACTGCAAGAGTTCAAGGGGACAGCGAGCACCCTGGATTGGCTGGAAAAGGAAAAGCGGCTTCTAGTGGGGATCGGCGGGCAAGAGGCGTTACTGTATCGATGCACTCTTCGAGGGGAGGGTGAACTCTGGGCCAAGCTGGGGACCGGGATGGTGAGCGCCGCCTACGCGGATCCAGGAGGGACCGTCTGGGTTGTTACGAGCCATCCTTGCCGGATGTACCGGGTGAGTACGCTACGACGAGGGGTAGGGATTTATGAATCCTCTCCTTTAGACAGTGGGCTTTTTGCCCGTTGGGGTTCTGTGCGGGTGACAGGGAAAGGGAAAGTTCACATAGAGACGCGAACCGGAAACGTTCCACGTCCGGGTACTTCGTGGTACGGCTGGCAACCCGTTAGGGGAGACCTCTGCCAAAATCCGCCGGCTCGCTATCTGCAGTTCCGGCTTCGATTGGAGGAAGATGGCTTTGTGAACCGTGTGGAGGTTGCGTATCTCCCGCAAAATGTGCCCCCCCAGGTCACAGAGGTGGACGTGCTGCCTTCTGGCTTCGGCTATACCGAAATGGTCTCCCCACCGGGACCTCCTGCACCGAAAACCATTGAGCAGCTGTTAAGCGAAAAGGGCCGGGTGGAAGGAACGGAATCGCTTTTTCGACTCCCGACTCGCTATCAACCCAGGGAGGGAAGGGGTTTGCGTACGGTTGTCTGGAAAGCCGTAGACCCGGATGGTGACGTCCTCCGGTATCGGATTGATTATCGCAGGGAACCGGGCGGAGCGTGGCAACTATTGGCCAAGGACTTAAAGGAGCCCATTTTCACGTGGGACACCAGCGGCTGGCCCGATGGCCAGTACCGGGTGCGTGTCGAAGCGTCTGACCAAGCCGATAACGCTCCGGGAGAAGGTCGTTCCGATTCTCTCGAAAGCTCTCCCTTTGTGGTCGATAATACTCCGCCGGCGGTCCGGGTCCTTTTTCGGGCGGGAGATCGGGTGCGTTTTGAGGTCACGGATCTTTCCAGCGGGATCAAGTCCGTGCTGGTCTCAACCGATGGCAGAGAATTCTTGCCTGCTTTGCCGAAGGACGGCATGGTCGATTCGCAGAGGGAGGAATTTGAAGTTCCTTGCCCAGCGGGGTCTTCGGTGTTCATTCGAGCCGAGGACCAGGCAGGCAACGTAAGTAGTGCCGTTGCACAATGA